The Leptospira sp. WS39.C2 genome contains a region encoding:
- a CDS encoding ATP-dependent Clp protease proteolytic subunit: MSTILPYVREQTSRGIDVMDVYSRLLRDRIIFLGSGIDDTYANAVCAQLLFLEAENPDRDIYLYINSPGGYVSSGLAIYDTMQLIKPEVRTLCIGQASSMAALLLAGGAKGKRSALPNSRIMMHQPYGGAGGQASDIEISAKEIIKTKNTLIDLYGKHIGKPAAQIQKDTERNFFMSAEEAKEYGIIDNVILERKQMIKA; the protein is encoded by the coding sequence ATGTCCACAATATTACCATATGTTCGAGAACAAACAAGCCGTGGCATCGATGTTATGGATGTCTATTCCAGACTTCTACGGGATCGAATTATTTTTTTAGGGTCTGGCATTGACGATACCTACGCAAATGCTGTTTGTGCACAACTTTTGTTTTTAGAAGCAGAAAACCCAGACCGTGATATCTATCTCTACATCAATAGCCCAGGTGGGTATGTGAGTTCTGGTCTTGCGATTTATGACACAATGCAACTCATCAAACCTGAGGTGAGAACACTTTGTATTGGGCAGGCATCTTCCATGGCAGCCCTTCTACTAGCAGGTGGAGCCAAAGGAAAACGATCTGCCCTCCCAAATTCCCGCATTATGATGCACCAACCTTACGGTGGAGCAGGTGGACAGGCTTCCGATATAGAAATTTCTGCAAAAGAAATCATCAAGACGAAGAACACTTTGATCGATTTATATGGTAAACATATCGGAAAACCAGCTGCGCAAATCCAAAAAGACACAGAAAGAAATTTCTTTATGAGTGCCGAAGAAGCCAAAGAATACGGTATCATCGACAACGTGATCTTAGAACGCAAACAGATGATCAAAGCTTAA